Proteins encoded by one window of Candidatus Bathyarchaeota archaeon:
- a CDS encoding DUF4956 domain-containing protein codes for MSWEQLITDFLNPPNTYQSLTIDRVLTALLVDFAISLLIFYIYRKTFKGIVYTREFNVGLVLTGLVVTLVVLPISSNIALSLGMVGALSIVRFRTAIKDPKDIVFTFWAIATGIICGAGVYMIAIVGVPVIALLLLVLERTSFRGPDPYLIVVHYTSDAESAVQAAMPKYKIRSRTANAEGIELMGEVRMNSKDVPKVDELLKIKGVKDTSVVSYTSGTT; via the coding sequence ATGAGTTGGGAACAACTAATCACTGACTTCCTAAACCCTCCAAACACTTATCAATCGCTGACAATCGACAGAGTCCTCACAGCGCTACTGGTAGACTTTGCAATCAGCCTCCTAATTTTCTACATTTACCGAAAAACCTTCAAAGGAATTGTTTACACAAGAGAATTCAACGTAGGTCTGGTCCTAACGGGCTTAGTGGTAACTCTAGTCGTGTTGCCAATCAGCTCCAACATTGCCCTGTCACTTGGCATGGTTGGGGCTTTGAGCATCGTGCGTTTCCGAACAGCCATCAAAGACCCCAAAGACATAGTTTTCACTTTCTGGGCTATTGCAACAGGCATTATCTGCGGCGCAGGAGTTTACATGATTGCCATAGTAGGCGTGCCTGTAATCGCTCTTTTGCTTCTGGTGCTGGAACGGACAAGTTTTCGCGGTCCAGACCCGTACCTAATAGTGGTTCATTACACAAGTGACGCTGAATCCGCGGTTCAAGCTGCTATGCCAAAATACAAAATTCGCTCTAGAACAGCAAACGCTGAAGGCATAGAATTAATGGGGGAAGTTAGAATGAACTCAAAAGACGTGCCAAAAGTAGATGAACTACTAAAAATCAAAGGCGTAAAAGACACATCAGTTGTAAGCTACACCTCTGGCACAACATAG
- a CDS encoding lamin tail domain-containing protein, giving the protein MTKTIQAPIVMVIAVLLAAGLLVFTNLSNDSSSTGNSSATSSTANTAGGQSLVVIPQGLVINEFMADNDRAVESVFGGHPDWLELYNSGDTSIDLSGMYLSDSLSKASWRFPNGTTILPHSYLIIWADADAGRAQLQTNFNLKANGGVIALYAQDRQTLIDFVIYHKQIRDVSYGRLPDGGSSWDYMTSPTAGRANVANPRKITLASWEVWLFITIALAICVVAAFKHKFHFRRKR; this is encoded by the coding sequence ATGACGAAAACAATCCAAGCGCCAATAGTTATGGTGATAGCGGTTTTGTTAGCGGCTGGACTATTAGTATTTACAAACCTAAGCAATGATTCCTCATCTACTGGTAATTCATCCGCTACTTCATCCACCGCCAACACGGCAGGTGGCCAATCATTAGTAGTGATTCCACAAGGCTTAGTTATCAACGAGTTTATGGCTGATAACGACCGAGCAGTTGAAAGCGTCTTTGGAGGACACCCAGACTGGCTTGAACTATACAACAGTGGAGACACATCAATAGATTTAAGCGGTATGTACCTTTCAGACAGCCTTTCAAAAGCCAGCTGGCGTTTTCCCAACGGAACAACGATTCTTCCACACAGCTACCTGATTATTTGGGCAGATGCTGATGCAGGTAGAGCGCAGCTTCAGACAAATTTTAACCTCAAAGCAAACGGCGGCGTGATAGCCCTCTATGCGCAAGATCGACAAACATTGATTGATTTTGTTATTTATCACAAGCAGATTAGGGATGTTTCGTATGGGCGGCTCCCAGATGGGGGTTCAAGTTGGGATTATATGACGAGTCCAACCGCAGGCAGAGCTAACGTTGCGAATCCAAGAAAGATTACGCTGGCTTCATGGGAAGTTTGGTTGTTCATCACTATTGCCCTCGCAATCTGCGTGGTTGCGGCATTTAAACATAAATTTCATTTCAGGAGGAAGAGATAA
- a CDS encoding polyphosphate polymerase domain-containing protein, which yields MAGEKEIHFRHELKHSINLLQYQVLQKKLATLLTPDPNMGTKKSYNIRNLYFDDFMETALCDKSAGVFKRKKYRMRIYNHSDAVIKFERKSKVHQYILKESTRLTRKEADQIISGQFEFIANTKDQLLKDFYVETRNNLMRPVTIVEYDREAYIHPVGNVRITFDTNLRVDIGTASFFDGNLSTMSVIDQPAVLMEIKYNEFIPQYICGLFPDTINPQVAFGKFSMCRTQKKCQAGPSACRIPSSYH from the coding sequence GTGGCTGGCGAAAAAGAAATTCACTTCAGACACGAACTAAAGCACTCTATTAATTTGCTACAGTATCAGGTTTTACAAAAAAAGCTCGCCACCCTGCTTACGCCTGACCCGAACATGGGAACAAAAAAAAGCTACAACATACGTAATCTTTACTTTGACGATTTTATGGAGACCGCTCTTTGTGATAAATCAGCTGGAGTTTTTAAGCGAAAGAAGTACCGCATGCGCATCTATAACCACAGTGATGCAGTAATTAAGTTTGAGCGGAAGTCAAAAGTTCATCAATACATTTTAAAAGAAAGCACTAGGTTAACGCGGAAGGAAGCTGACCAAATTATCTCTGGCCAGTTTGAGTTTATAGCAAACACCAAAGACCAACTGTTGAAGGATTTCTATGTAGAAACACGCAACAATCTAATGCGCCCTGTCACGATTGTAGAGTACGACCGTGAAGCTTACATTCACCCAGTCGGCAACGTAAGAATAACCTTTGACACCAATTTACGCGTAGACATCGGAACAGCATCATTCTTTGACGGCAACCTCAGCACCATGAGCGTGATTGATCAACCAGCCGTCCTAATGGAAATCAAATACAACGAGTTCATTCCCCAATACATCTGCGGGCTGTTCCCTGACACCATTAATCCACAAGTAGCCTTCGGCAAGTTTTCAATGTGCAGGACTCAAAAGAAATGCCAAGCAGGCCCTTCAGCCTGTCGAATACCCTCAAGTTACCATTAA
- a CDS encoding carbohydrate-binding domain-containing protein gives MNVNKKILIVFVLCTCLAASFVTYQFMFATPASQPNQPKETDHSSNATLTPTATPTNNNPSSSPTDSSSNSPTTNPTPIEVPINTDEPPPPHVNEADHEEAADYVWNEANVVDVTLNGNSITVSNSSVATVTGGKVTITSAGTYRLKGSLTNGQVIVNTADKATVRLLLNNVNIYCSNSAPIFVMDAKKTVIILEAGTQNNITDGSSYTVNAEGEPKGAIFCKSDLTIYGAGALTVQANYNDGISSNDGLILGGGQISVTSVGDAARGKDYVVVKEGNINLNAGKDGLKSDSKDATRGYITIKNGVLQITAGEDAINAQSDFLMQNGQITAYAGGGSSNNVVQGVSTKGIKAIVELVIDGGTFTIDTSDDAIHSNGTITINSGIFNLKTNDDAMHADDSLVINNGDIAITKCFEGLESANVTINNGNIHIVSRDDGINVAGGRDGSGFTRPGWGGDTFGSGNYHLFINGGYIYVNSGTDGLDSNGDIIMTGGKVIVDGPTTDMESAIDHDFPPPRGYGGFKMTGGWILAVGSAGMAVGPNSSSTQNSVLFEFSSSKSGGTLLHLRTSGGAEIFTFKPVKMYKCFVFSSPDLKQGTTYEVYTGGSTTGTAVDGLYSGGTYTPGTKANPVFTITNVVTSLRKTQPIF, from the coding sequence ATGAATGTGAACAAAAAAATCCTTATTGTTTTTGTTTTATGCACATGTTTGGCGGCTTCTTTTGTAACATACCAATTCATGTTCGCTACTCCTGCCAGTCAACCCAACCAACCTAAAGAGACTGACCATAGCTCAAATGCTACTCTCACTCCCACTGCCACACCAACTAACAACAACCCAAGTTCGTCTCCCACCGATTCATCCAGCAACTCACCAACAACAAATCCCACACCTATTGAAGTCCCCATAAACACTGACGAACCACCGCCACCACACGTTAACGAAGCGGATCATGAAGAAGCGGCAGACTATGTGTGGAATGAAGCTAACGTTGTTGATGTGACGTTAAATGGCAATTCAATAACTGTTAGTAACTCGAGTGTTGCAACAGTAACTGGCGGCAAAGTAACAATTACGTCAGCTGGAACTTACAGGTTAAAAGGTTCTTTAACTAATGGACAAGTAATCGTGAATACAGCTGATAAAGCAACAGTACGGTTGCTGTTAAACAACGTCAATATTTACTGTTCTAATAGCGCTCCAATATTTGTTATGGACGCCAAAAAAACCGTAATAATTCTGGAAGCAGGAACACAGAACAACATAACAGATGGTTCTTCGTATACTGTTAATGCTGAGGGGGAACCAAAGGGAGCGATTTTTTGCAAATCAGACCTTACCATTTATGGAGCGGGCGCACTAACTGTTCAAGCAAATTATAATGATGGCATATCTAGTAACGATGGTCTAATCCTTGGCGGCGGTCAAATTAGCGTAACTTCTGTAGGCGATGCAGCCAGAGGCAAAGACTATGTTGTCGTTAAAGAGGGTAACATCAATTTAAATGCTGGCAAAGATGGGTTAAAATCAGATTCCAAAGACGCCACTAGAGGATACATAACGATAAAAAACGGAGTTTTACAAATAACTGCTGGAGAAGATGCGATTAATGCACAAAGTGACTTTTTAATGCAGAATGGACAAATCACCGCGTACGCGGGCGGAGGTAGCAGCAATAATGTTGTTCAAGGCGTATCGACAAAGGGAATTAAGGCAATTGTTGAGTTAGTTATTGACGGCGGAACTTTTACCATTGACACATCGGATGATGCTATTCACTCTAATGGAACCATAACAATCAACAGCGGCATATTTAACCTTAAAACAAACGATGATGCCATGCATGCTGACGACTCACTGGTAATTAATAACGGAGATATAGCAATTACAAAATGTTTTGAGGGACTTGAAAGCGCAAATGTAACCATAAACAACGGCAATATTCACATAGTTTCAAGGGACGATGGCATAAACGTTGCTGGAGGAAGGGATGGTTCTGGATTCACTCGTCCAGGGTGGGGTGGAGACACGTTCGGTTCAGGAAACTACCATCTCTTCATCAACGGTGGCTATATCTACGTAAATTCAGGCACCGACGGTCTTGATTCAAACGGAGACATCATAATGACTGGCGGCAAAGTAATTGTGGATGGTCCAACTACAGACATGGAAAGTGCGATTGACCACGATTTCCCTCCGCCAAGGGGTTATGGCGGATTCAAAATGACAGGCGGATGGATACTGGCTGTTGGGAGCGCTGGAATGGCAGTTGGGCCAAATTCTTCATCAACACAAAATTCAGTATTGTTTGAATTTTCTTCAAGTAAATCTGGAGGTACACTGCTACATCTAAGAACCAGTGGCGGTGCTGAAATCTTTACCTTTAAGCCAGTAAAAATGTACAAGTGTTTTGTGTTCTCTTCACCTGACCTTAAACAAGGTACAACATATGAGGTTTACACTGGCGGCAGCACAACAGGCACAGCAGTAGATGGCTTGTACTCTGGCGGAACATACACCCCCGGAACCAAGGCAAATCCTGTCTTTACAATAACTAATGTTGTAACTTCGCTTCGTAAAACTCAACCTATTTTTTAA
- a CDS encoding PQQ-binding-like beta-propeller repeat protein, giving the protein MKTLNKTIAIAFTLMFAISTLIMFAPSAEAQANTKATYAYIGAIPNPVNVGGEVLIHLGITDTIGSVGSGWEGLTVTVTKPNGDKVTLGPFKTDSTGGTGTVYIPDVAGNYTLQTHFPEQNYTTTKYLASNSELLTLQVIEGTIEYYPGVPLPEEYWTRPIDPQFREWYTVAGSWLVASPENLYVPYNDAPETAHVLWNRPLTLGGLVGGDVGLNSSINFGPVGFETGDAYQGKWTSRFIIAGILIYTHHTAVRPLEYTAINLRTGEVLWKTVFGANMSITMCQTYYFQSYNYMGTYSYIWCVSGTTWYGFDPFDATLKLTITNVPSGTTIVGEKGDIYRWSYTSSTRRFMLWNLSALISMDGSFLGPGPSTYNASATTTTGALTAAAQRAYAYNFTFPEGTYLGSVQRVYLGDRIVGANLARTAVDLWAISLEKGREGTVLFNNKYTPPAYWNEGNLTISGFAGGWVGWSIEDKVAVMWIKETREHYGFSLETGKYLWGPTEPQHYLDAIDDSADDVRNIAYGKLYSASVGGVVYCYDVKTGKRLWEYHAVEPYTEYLFASDWWVKPLFITDGKIYVAHCEHSANQPLPRDAPFICLNATDGTEIFRVNGMFRSTRWGGRAIIGDSVIATMDTYDQQIWAIGKGPSALQVSAPSVEVVAGNSIVISGSVTDISPGTKGYDLQARFPNGVPAVADESQSAWMRYVYKQFPCPENVTGVEVTLTAIDPNGNFITLGTATSDGSGSFGFQWETPNVPGKYTITATFAGSKAYYPSAAKTYAVVGAAPEPTVAPTEKPPTVSETYFVPAIAGLFVTIIVIGALLLLIMLRKRP; this is encoded by the coding sequence ATGAAAACGCTAAACAAGACCATTGCGATCGCATTTACTCTTATGTTTGCTATAAGCACACTAATCATGTTCGCACCCTCGGCAGAAGCACAAGCTAACACAAAAGCAACATATGCCTATATTGGCGCTATACCAAACCCAGTTAACGTCGGTGGAGAGGTTCTAATTCACCTTGGAATCACAGACACCATCGGTTCTGTCGGCTCCGGTTGGGAAGGGTTAACTGTAACTGTTACTAAACCCAACGGCGATAAGGTGACATTAGGTCCATTTAAGACTGATTCAACAGGTGGAACAGGCACTGTCTATATTCCAGACGTTGCAGGCAACTATACACTCCAAACACACTTCCCTGAACAAAACTATACAACAACAAAGTACCTAGCCAGCAACAGTGAACTTTTAACGCTCCAAGTAATCGAAGGAACAATAGAGTATTACCCAGGCGTTCCTCTTCCAGAAGAATACTGGACTCGCCCTATCGATCCCCAATTCAGGGAATGGTACACGGTGGCAGGAAGCTGGTTAGTAGCCAGTCCTGAAAACCTCTATGTTCCTTACAACGACGCCCCAGAAACTGCACACGTACTATGGAATAGGCCACTTACGCTGGGCGGTCTCGTCGGCGGAGACGTTGGACTCAACAGTTCAATCAACTTCGGCCCGGTCGGTTTTGAAACTGGAGACGCATATCAAGGCAAATGGACAAGTCGATTCATCATCGCAGGAATCCTAATCTACACACACCACACAGCCGTTCGCCCACTTGAATACACAGCCATAAACCTACGCACTGGCGAAGTGCTATGGAAGACAGTATTCGGCGCTAACATGTCAATAACAATGTGCCAAACCTACTACTTCCAATCATACAACTACATGGGCACCTACTCATACATATGGTGTGTCTCTGGAACCACCTGGTATGGTTTTGACCCATTCGATGCAACATTAAAACTCACCATCACTAACGTACCTTCAGGAACTACAATAGTCGGTGAAAAAGGCGACATCTATCGTTGGAGCTATACCTCTTCAACACGTCGATTCATGCTGTGGAACCTAAGCGCACTCATTTCAATGGACGGCAGCTTCCTAGGTCCAGGACCATCAACATATAACGCGTCAGCAACAACTACGACTGGAGCACTAACAGCAGCCGCTCAACGCGCGTATGCATACAACTTCACGTTCCCAGAAGGAACCTACCTTGGTAGCGTCCAAAGAGTCTATCTGGGTGACAGAATCGTCGGCGCAAACCTAGCTAGAACTGCAGTCGACCTATGGGCCATAAGCTTAGAAAAAGGAAGAGAAGGAACAGTGCTGTTCAATAACAAATACACACCACCAGCATACTGGAATGAAGGCAACTTAACTATAAGCGGCTTTGCCGGTGGCTGGGTCGGTTGGAGCATAGAAGACAAAGTTGCTGTCATGTGGATTAAAGAAACACGAGAGCACTATGGCTTTAGCCTCGAAACTGGAAAGTACCTGTGGGGCCCAACTGAACCACAGCACTACTTGGACGCAATTGATGACTCGGCAGACGACGTTCGAAACATTGCCTACGGAAAACTATACAGTGCAAGTGTCGGCGGCGTAGTCTACTGCTATGATGTGAAGACAGGCAAGCGATTATGGGAATACCATGCAGTTGAACCCTACACTGAATACCTGTTCGCAAGCGACTGGTGGGTGAAACCACTGTTCATCACTGACGGAAAAATCTATGTAGCACACTGTGAACACTCAGCCAACCAACCCTTGCCAAGAGACGCTCCATTCATATGCCTTAACGCAACCGACGGCACTGAAATCTTCAGAGTTAACGGTATGTTCCGTTCAACTCGCTGGGGTGGACGCGCCATCATCGGTGACAGCGTTATTGCAACAATGGATACTTATGACCAACAAATATGGGCCATAGGTAAAGGACCAAGCGCCCTTCAAGTGAGCGCTCCAAGCGTTGAGGTTGTTGCAGGAAACAGCATAGTGATATCCGGCAGCGTTACTGACATCTCACCAGGCACTAAAGGCTATGATTTGCAAGCAAGATTCCCCAACGGTGTTCCGGCAGTTGCTGACGAAAGCCAAAGCGCATGGATGCGATACGTCTACAAGCAATTCCCATGCCCAGAAAACGTTACTGGTGTTGAAGTAACCCTAACTGCCATTGATCCTAACGGCAACTTCATCACACTAGGCACAGCTACAAGCGATGGTAGCGGTTCATTTGGCTTCCAATGGGAGACGCCAAATGTTCCAGGCAAATACACCATCACCGCAACCTTTGCAGGCTCTAAGGCATACTACCCCTCAGCAGCGAAAACTTATGCTGTTGTAGGAGCTGCCCCAGAACCTACTGTTGCGCCAACGGAGAAACCACCAACTGTCTCTGAAACATACTTTGTCCCTGCAATCGCTGGTCTGTTCGTAACAATCATTGTGATAGGCGCTTTATTGCTGCTAATCATGCTCAGGAAGCGCCCATAA
- a CDS encoding GDSL-type esterase/lipase family protein: MKAKKLCIIAVTIAFLITPITLQAYEMQKNQTSQINSRSFPIRVACVGDSITQDSGYPSDLQTMLGSNYTVGNFGSRESTVLRISWKPYMNQPEFQDAKDFSPDIVVIMLGTNDGLKMLHSFNETFDDDYIALVNSFQELESKPQIWVAKPPPIFSNSPDLSSEYYSETIIPMTENIATELNLPVIDVYNAFGDNASYLSADGVHPNNDGAALIASEVYKALLG, from the coding sequence ATGAAAGCAAAAAAGCTTTGCATAATTGCGGTAACAATAGCCTTCTTGATTACGCCTATTACTCTACAAGCATATGAAATGCAAAAAAATCAGACAAGCCAGATTAATTCTCGCAGTTTTCCCATTAGGGTTGCATGTGTTGGCGACAGCATTACCCAAGATAGTGGATATCCTAGTGACCTTCAAACGATGCTTGGCAGTAACTATACAGTCGGCAATTTCGGCTCTAGAGAATCGACGGTTTTACGTATATCTTGGAAACCTTACATGAACCAGCCTGAATTTCAGGATGCCAAGGATTTCAGCCCAGATATAGTTGTTATTATGCTTGGAACCAACGATGGTCTAAAGATGTTACATTCTTTCAATGAAACTTTCGATGACGACTATATCGCGCTTGTTAACTCATTTCAAGAGTTGGAAAGTAAACCACAAATTTGGGTTGCTAAGCCACCGCCTATTTTCAGCAATAGTCCAGATTTAAGCTCTGAATACTACTCCGAAACAATAATTCCAATGACAGAAAATATAGCAACCGAGTTAAATTTACCAGTAATTGACGTATACAACGCTTTCGGTGATAATGCCAGTTATTTGAGCGCTGACGGGGTACATCCTAATAACGATGGCGCTGCACTCATAGCCTCCGAGGTATACAAAGCATTACTTGGATAA
- a CDS encoding GNAT family N-acetyltransferase: MDKEENSVTIKKVDSESFEGFLGLIDKLAQYERLAPPNEEAKNRLRRDCLSDKPKYEAFIGKIGEKPVAYVIFFFTYSSFLALPTLYVEDIFVLEEYRRQGVGKKMFDFLKETAKREGCGRIEFTVLTWNKTAQEFYENNGAKRMDWFLYRIEKENF, translated from the coding sequence ATGGATAAAGAAGAGAATTCAGTAACTATCAAAAAGGTCGATTCAGAAAGCTTTGAGGGTTTTTTGGGTTTAATTGATAAACTTGCCCAATATGAGCGACTGGCGCCGCCAAATGAAGAGGCGAAAAACAGGTTGCGCAGAGACTGCTTGTCTGATAAACCAAAATATGAAGCGTTTATCGGTAAAATCGGTGAAAAACCTGTTGCTTACGTCATTTTTTTCTTTACTTATTCCAGTTTTCTTGCCCTACCCACTTTATATGTGGAAGACATTTTCGTTCTTGAGGAATATAGGCGGCAAGGAGTCGGCAAGAAAATGTTTGACTTCCTAAAAGAAACTGCTAAACGTGAAGGATGCGGGAGAATAGAGTTCACCGTCTTGACGTGGAACAAGACAGCGCAAGAATTCTACGAAAACAACGGCGCCAAACGCATGGATTGGTTTTTGTATCGGATAGAAAAAGAAAATTTTTAG
- a CDS encoding PQQ-binding-like beta-propeller repeat protein, with protein sequence MNFIREKPIVIGGASFLGTLFNGVYCLDETSGEVLWHFDELPSGGHTVVLETFLYIGGGSYDRSTDTFTGYVFCLDQLTGKKIWSYTAQDVEFLSIAIQDYRVFAISNTFSQTTKTHDSAVYCLNSMTGEFIWSFPTSGYAFTPCISDGYMFVTSNQIAAEDASLVGGKLYVFDMSSRKLVWSTSKVNITTPTVAEGIVYFGSGDKNVYAFNASNGLQLWACPTDSSLVNSWAGPGLHNPPVVENGYVYVSALDGVYCINGISGLRIWSYKTDRPLLIMPTISNGRLYVGSGELGDYVPYVHHSLYELNALTGKKLWNYTFEGIISGPPLIIGDTIFVGVSYVTLKSPSYGAGWLFALQEATITVEPSPSVPELSWLVILPLLLCMFSVALIGRHRKNTNHMQI encoded by the coding sequence GTGAATTTTATTCGAGAAAAGCCAATAGTCATTGGGGGCGCGTCTTTTTTAGGCACGCTCTTTAATGGTGTTTATTGTCTTGATGAAACCAGCGGTGAAGTTCTTTGGCATTTCGACGAACTCCCTTCAGGTGGGCACACAGTCGTTTTAGAAACCTTTCTCTATATAGGAGGGGGAAGTTATGACCGCTCTACTGATACCTTTACTGGCTACGTTTTCTGTCTTGACCAATTAACTGGCAAAAAAATATGGAGCTATACAGCACAAGACGTGGAGTTTCTTTCAATTGCCATCCAAGATTACCGTGTCTTTGCAATCAGCAATACTTTCTCCCAAACAACTAAGACACATGACAGCGCAGTTTACTGTTTGAATTCTATGACAGGTGAATTCATATGGTCATTTCCAACGAGCGGTTATGCTTTTACGCCATGTATCTCTGATGGCTATATGTTTGTCACTTCAAATCAAATAGCTGCTGAAGATGCATCGCTCGTTGGTGGAAAGCTTTATGTGTTTGATATGTCGAGCAGAAAACTGGTTTGGAGTACCTCAAAGGTCAACATTACAACTCCTACAGTTGCTGAGGGTATAGTTTACTTTGGCTCGGGGGATAAGAACGTATATGCATTTAATGCTTCTAACGGGTTACAATTATGGGCATGTCCGACCGATAGTTCATTGGTAAATAGTTGGGCTGGACCAGGTTTGCATAATCCGCCTGTGGTAGAGAACGGCTATGTCTACGTCAGTGCATTAGACGGTGTTTATTGTATAAATGGCATTTCTGGGTTAAGAATCTGGAGTTACAAAACTGACCGACCTTTGTTGATTATGCCGACAATAAGTAATGGACGATTATACGTTGGTTCAGGAGAGTTAGGAGATTACGTCCCTTATGTTCATCACAGTCTATATGAACTCAATGCCTTAACTGGGAAAAAGTTGTGGAACTACACATTTGAGGGCATAATTAGTGGGCCTCCTCTAATAATTGGTGATACTATCTTTGTAGGTGTCTCTTATGTAACCCTCAAGAGCCCTAGCTATGGTGCAGGCTGGTTATTTGCGCTACAAGAGGCTACAATTACTGTTGAACCTTCACCATCAGTTCCAGAGCTATCTTGGTTGGTAATTTTGCCTTTGCTTCTATGCATGTTCTCTGTTGCTTTGATAGGTAGACATCGAAAGAACACCAACCATATGCAAATATAA
- the larE gene encoding ATP-dependent sacrificial sulfur transferase LarE translates to MEALNAKLDALKRFIAEKGKGGVVIAFSGGVDSATLAAVSRDVLGERSVAVTAKSPTYPSEELLDAERVAGEIGIRLYVVETNELENEDFSRNPENRCYYCKKALLERLVEFAHERGFEVVFEGTNYSDLQGHRPGFKAVQEVKGVFSPWIACGFTKEEIRRVAGQLGLSVSGKPALACLASRIPFNERITAEKLSRIEKAEQVVKAIAGVKQVRVRDHNGLARIEVGAAERALFCNVDVQDKVAVELKRLGFVFVTFDLEGYRSGSMMKTL, encoded by the coding sequence TTGGAAGCACTGAATGCAAAATTGGATGCGCTTAAGCGTTTTATCGCTGAGAAGGGCAAAGGTGGTGTGGTGATTGCTTTTTCTGGAGGCGTGGACAGTGCCACTTTGGCCGCAGTGTCTCGTGATGTTTTGGGTGAGAGGAGTGTGGCTGTTACGGCGAAGTCTCCAACTTACCCTTCAGAGGAGTTGCTAGACGCTGAGAGAGTGGCTGGTGAGATAGGCATACGGTTGTACGTGGTGGAAACTAACGAGTTAGAAAATGAGGATTTTAGCAGAAATCCTGAGAACCGTTGTTACTATTGCAAGAAAGCGTTGCTTGAGCGCTTGGTTGAGTTTGCGCATGAACGCGGGTTTGAGGTGGTGTTTGAGGGTACAAACTACTCTGATTTGCAGGGTCACAGGCCAGGTTTCAAAGCTGTGCAGGAGGTCAAGGGCGTGTTTAGTCCGTGGATAGCTTGCGGGTTTACTAAAGAGGAGATTCGTCGTGTGGCTGGGCAGTTGGGGCTTAGCGTTTCGGGTAAGCCTGCTTTGGCGTGTTTGGCTTCGAGGATCCCGTTTAATGAGCGAATTACGGCTGAGAAGTTGAGCCGAATCGAGAAGGCTGAGCAGGTTGTGAAGGCGATTGCTGGGGTTAAGCAGGTCAGGGTTAGAGACCACAACGGCTTAGCACGCATCGAGGTTGGAGCGGCTGAGCGGGCGCTGTTTTGCAATGTTGACGTTCAGGATAAGGTGGCGGTGGAGCTTAAGCGATTAGGTTTTGTGTTCGTGACTTTTGATTTGGAAGGTTATCGGTCAGGTAGTATGATGAAAACACTTTAG